One stretch of Miscanthus floridulus cultivar M001 chromosome 18, ASM1932011v1, whole genome shotgun sequence DNA includes these proteins:
- the LOC136524244 gene encoding uncharacterized protein: MRIRRVAFKATLSKGKAKQKSSSENEDLGFDEMDDEKMALFVKRFGKFMMKKGYRARRNKSSSKNKEVSRRCFNCGSQDHLVAQCPYNSDNDGDKKKNKKKDKKEKKEKKDKMIFKKKKGGSYVVTWDSIASSSDDDSDDEKTTKKKALASTAINEKPSLFDTPSCFMAKATKHFHFHLI, from the exons atgagaataagaagagtggcattcaaggccacattatccaagggcaaggcaaagcaaaaaTCATCAAGTGAAAATGAAGACTTgggctttgatgagatggatgatgagaagatggcgctctttgtcaagagatttggcaagttcatgatgaagaagggctaccgtgctagaagaaataagtcttcatccaagaacaaggaagtgtcaagaaggtgcttcaattgtggaagccaGGATCATCTCGTTgcccaatgcccatacaatagcgacaatgatggtgacaagaagaagaacaagaagaaggacaagaaggaaaagaaagaaaagaaggacaagatgatcttcaagaagaagaagggtggttcatatgtagttaCTTGGGATAGTattgcttcctcaagtgatgatgatagtgatgatgagaagaccaccaagaagaaggcactcgCAAGCactgctatcaatgagaagccttctctcttcgacactccatcatgcttcatggctaaggccactaag cacttccacttccacctcatctaa